One part of the Homo sapiens chromosome 19, GRCh38.p14 Primary Assembly genome encodes these proteins:
- the WDR83OS gene encoding PAT complex subunit Asterix — translation MSTNNMSDPRRPNKVLRYKPPPSECNPALDDPTPDYMNLLGMIFSMCGLMLKLKWCAWVAVYCSFISFANSRSSEDTKQMMSSFMLSISAVVMSYLQNPQPMTPPW, via the exons ATGTCCACTAACAATATGTCGGACCCACGGAGGCCGAACAAAGTGCTGAG GTACAAGCCCCCGCCGAGCGAATGTAACCCGGCCTTGGACGACCCGACGCCGGACTACATGAACCTGCTGGGCATGATCTTCAGCATGTGCGGCCTCATGCTTAAG CTGAAGTGGTGTGCTTGGGTCGCTGTCTACTGCTCCTTCATCAGCTTTGCCAACTCTCGGAGCTCGGAGGACACGAAGCAAATGATGAGTAGCTTCAT gctgTCCATCTCTGCCGTGGTGATGTCCTATCTGCAGAATCCTCAGCCCATGACGCCCCCATGGTGA